The segment TTCGCCCAACGCGAAGGTGACTTCTGTTGCGCCAGCATCCTCCGAATTCTGGAGCAACTCGTAGATGAAATGGGCACGGTCGGGATAAAGTTCTTCGACAATTTCCCTGATGCCTGAGTACTCCTCGTCCGCCAAGACATCAGCCAACTTTTGCCGTTTGGCCCGAACTTCGTCAATAAAGCTCATTGTACCCCCTCCGTCCGCACCGTGAGGGTGCCAAAGAGAACCGGCGAGGCGTGGATATCACCGCCATCTGCGGCCTTTTTCAGCTCAGCCAAATGCCGAGTGAAATCGGCATTGGCCCTAGCGAGTTCGCTGGTTTTCATTAAACGAATTTTGTCATTTGTTGCAGCGGCGATTTGGGTCTCGATGGCATGGGTACGGGCGCGGTGGCTCACCGTAAGGCTCTGGATGCGGTGCTCCACGAGTTGACGATTTTCGGCAATGTGGTTTGCCAGGGCGACCGTCCACTTGGCATGGTGCTGGGCATCGAGCGTGTCGAGATCACCCTGAGATGGGGCGACAGCGGGACTGGCGTCCGTGGCGCACTGCAAAAGGTTTAACAGCGCATCCTCCACTGCCGGAGCGGAGACTACGGGAACAAGGATTTCATCCCGCTTCACTCCGTGCATTTGCCAGCGGTAGAGAGCAAAGGGGTAATTGCCAGGGGGAACAGCACTACTTTGTACGAAGAGGGAAACGGAGGCCGACTCATCGAGTTGAAGGAAGCGGGCTGCCTGGCGCAATAACGGGTGTGTTACCGACAGGTAAACCGCACCAGGATTGGCGGTTGCCGTTTGTTGATCGAGGGTAACGGCTAGAGTGGGCTGAGCCCCTTTGAGCCACTTTTCCCAATCCTTGGCGAGCGGCTCCGTAGAGCGCGGCAAGCACTTAAAATCATCGAGAAGCTTCAAACGGGCTTCCTGACTCAGGCGCAGGGTTTTGAGATTCTCCTTACCCAAGAGCGGGTCGGTCTCGGTGCCCAACCGAAGGGAGAGATAAGTGGAAAGACAGCGCTGCATTGCCTGGGGAGAGAGCCAGTAGGACTCGGCCGCTTCGACTTGCTGCCGCCAATATTGGCCAGGCACGTTTAGGCCGAAGAGTTCGGCTTGCCGTGCTTCGAGATCTTGTTCCTCGCGGATCACGCGAATGTTGTTATCCGCAATCTGGCGAAGCTGAGCCGAACGCTCTTCCGCGGTGAGGGTAAAACTCTCGGCGATGTTTTGAATAGCCCTGGTTATTTGGCCCAAGATTTCCTCATTGCCGCCGATGGCATGTTGGAAAACGCCAATCCGCCAGAGACAACGCTCATAGATATCGGCATCGACAGTACCTGGAGTGATAAGGTTGACGATGACCACGGTTTCGCTCTTCTGCCCATAGCGGTCGAGGCGGCCGATGCGTTGCTCGATCCGCATGGGATTCCAAGGGAGATCGTAGTTTACGAGGAGATCGCAAAATTGGAAATCAAGCCCCTCACAGCCGACTTCGGAAGAGAGGCATACGTCGATAGCTTCAGGCTGCTCTTTTGGCAGCGCAAAGCGACGGCGCAGGTCAGCACGCTCATCTTCCGAGACCCCCCCATGAATTAAACCGCAGCGCAGACCGGTTTCCTGGACATGGCGGTGGAGATAGGCCAGGGTGTGGCGGAAGGTGCTGAAGACAAGAGCCTTATTGTTTGGCAGCTTATTTTTGTCCTGAAGGACTTTGATAAAGGCCTCGACCTTGGGATCCTGTGGACCAAGATTACGGGATAGCTCCAGAATGGCGGCGATTTCGGAGCGGACCTCCTCCACGAACGAAAAATCTGCTCCATTCTCTGTATCACTGGCATCCATTGCATCCAAGCGGTCCAGCTTGCCAGCAAGAATATCCTGGAGAAGCGGGGCGAGACCGAACAGGCAACTGGCCGCCTGGCGCCGGATGGTGGACATCATGAAGGCGACATTCAAGCGATCATGGCAGAATTCCAGGATGCGGGCGACCAGGGCCAGAAGATCGTCATGCAACTTCCTTTGTGCTGGTGTGAACTCGACCGAGAGGGTTTCAGGTTTACGGGTAGTGAATTCGCCAATGTCCCGGCGGCGCGTGCGATTGATCAACGGGCTGAAGGTATAGAGATCTTCGATGGCGCGGATCAGCGCGATGCGCTCGGTATCAGGGATGGATTCGGCATGGAGGCGATCGTAGATACTTTGGAACGCCGGGGATTCGCGAATAAAGAGGCGCCCCCAATCGGTGCTGGCCACTTCATCAAGGCTGGCGCTCGCCGCGCGGTGCCAGCCTTCGCGGGCGGCACGGCAGTGCTGAACCGCAGTATTGATATGACGGTTGGGGGCAGCCATCTGCTCAAAGCTGGCATGGTCAATGATGAGGTCGGGGCGCAAGACATTCAGGAGGGTATAAAGGTCCTGGCTGCCCAATTGGACGGGGGTGGCCGTCAGAAAGATCACGGCGCCCGCATTGTCGCAGAGGAAACGCACGCCTTGGTGAAGGAGGGTTTCCGGATTCCGAATATGATGCGCCTCGTCCACGATGATGAGGTCAAATTTGGGCGGGGTATCCAGTTTCAGCAATCCAGGGTGGGTGTGTGAGTGTCCACCGGGAGGGCGGATGAGGAGATCAGAATCCACCAGTGAGAAGGGGAGAATAGCCTTGGCATATTGTTCGGGCCACGCCCCATCGAGATGCGTTTCTTGGAGACAGTGGCGAAGCAGCCGGCCGTCAAGGGCGGTAAAGTGTTCATCGAAACGTTTCATCTCGATAAACCATTTGCGCTCCGCAACGAGCGGCTTGGGACAGATGATGAGGACAGAGGATAAATCCATCCGGGCGCGAAGCTCTTTAATGATCAGGCCGGCTTCGATGGTTTTGCCAACGCCGACCTCGTCGGCGATGAGGAGGCGCGGGCGGTCCGAACGGATGAGTTTAAGCACCGGGCGGTATTGGTAAGGAACGAACTGGACACGCCCGGACCGGAGGGAGAAAAGATTCGTGGTGGAAGGGGAGAGGAGATGGTAACTGGTCAGATGCGCCCGCATGGCCTGGGCCGTAATGGATCGGTGCGTGTCGGACGAAACAGGAGGTGCCCGTAATTGGCTCTGGTAATAGGTGGCCTTGGCGTTATTTTGAAAGACGCGAT is part of the Verrucomicrobiota bacterium genome and harbors:
- a CDS encoding helicase-related protein; this encodes MNNLLHLATTDLAKFLETTLPQVSPDWWQKHVVARLSFQQQRTLQERSYTSLHQLDFAALLRLVDQNWHDLSNTLTLPQEFRTWVKELQTVRNKWAHLTAAAMPASEIYRDADTLSRVLTKIGASPASIKAVEAAKTAAVAAMAKAAGGAPSATAEPPHSPPPATPPVSPLPPEPVAPPASNLFKVGDLVALRSNSALVFPVIEVIPGAGECRYRVFQNNAKATYYQSQLRAPPVSSDTHRSITAQAMRAHLTSYHLLSPSTTNLFSLRSGRVQFVPYQYRPVLKLIRSDRPRLLIADEVGVGKTIEAGLIIKELRARMDLSSVLIICPKPLVAERKWFIEMKRFDEHFTALDGRLLRHCLQETHLDGAWPEQYAKAILPFSLVDSDLLIRPPGGHSHTHPGLLKLDTPPKFDLIIVDEAHHIRNPETLLHQGVRFLCDNAGAVIFLTATPVQLGSQDLYTLLNVLRPDLIIDHASFEQMAAPNRHINTAVQHCRAAREGWHRAASASLDEVASTDWGRLFIRESPAFQSIYDRLHAESIPDTERIALIRAIEDLYTFSPLINRTRRRDIGEFTTRKPETLSVEFTPAQRKLHDDLLALVARILEFCHDRLNVAFMMSTIRRQAASCLFGLAPLLQDILAGKLDRLDAMDASDTENGADFSFVEEVRSEIAAILELSRNLGPQDPKVEAFIKVLQDKNKLPNNKALVFSTFRHTLAYLHRHVQETGLRCGLIHGGVSEDERADLRRRFALPKEQPEAIDVCLSSEVGCEGLDFQFCDLLVNYDLPWNPMRIEQRIGRLDRYGQKSETVVIVNLITPGTVDADIYERCLWRIGVFQHAIGGNEEILGQITRAIQNIAESFTLTAEERSAQLRQIADNNIRVIREEQDLEARQAELFGLNVPGQYWRQQVEAAESYWLSPQAMQRCLSTYLSLRLGTETDPLLGKENLKTLRLSQEARLKLLDDFKCLPRSTEPLAKDWEKWLKGAQPTLAVTLDQQTATANPGAVYLSVTHPLLRQAARFLQLDESASVSLFVQSSAVPPGNYPFALYRWQMHGVKRDEILVPVVSAPAVEDALLNLLQCATDASPAVAPSQGDLDTLDAQHHAKWTVALANHIAENRQLVEHRIQSLTVSHRARTHAIETQIAAATNDKIRLMKTSELARANADFTRHLAELKKAADGGDIHASPVLFGTLTVRTEGVQ